One window of the Colletotrichum destructivum chromosome 6, complete sequence genome contains the following:
- a CDS encoding Putative metallo-dependent phosphatase, translating to MSHVALLRHGLRLLLPLALISTFYLYLYPVFLGCAFPVPPTTARASSSSPSDVDVADTGIAAFLEAARHHVSLPIPLRPSDARPAPFRLLALGDPQLEGDTSIRKHSGPIFPHARSLWSHVTFQSSHSLRQRIRQSLHDAVDVFLDDLFDELESIRKRIDLFGNDFYLAHIYRTVHWWTRPTHVTVLGDLLGSQWIGTEEFRRRGRRYWDRVVRGAERVPDEVAAYPAMEYDLTDYLSPSGEPSSEWPRRVINVAGNHDIGYAGDINQDRFGRFERLFGKANYELRFELPVQEPNVNATLVDDEENPESDRLPPEIRVIVLNDMNLDTPAKDATLQDATYAFINSVIETSAAVEYSGHFTVVLTHIPLYKPEGVCVDAPFFDFHGEHDGGGVKEQNLLSADASKGFLEGIFGMSGNKEAPGNGNGRRGVILNGHDHEGCDTFHYINQTDEDQSADRAWQVETWATAKGRGVVGAAGVPGLREITVRSMMGDFGGNAGLLSAWFDESTWSWKFEYATCALGTQHFWWLVHIVDLVTLVAAAAYVVLSVLEASKQDLVAVAPSSNVEEKKKLFQNGGAKSS from the coding sequence ATGTCCCACgtggccctcctccgccatggcctccgCCTCCTGCTGCCGCTGGCGTTGATCTCAACATTCTACCTCTATCTTTACCCCGTCTTTCTTGGGTGCGCCTTTCCTGTTCCTCCAACGACTGCCCGTGCATCGTCCAGCAGTCCGAGCGACGTCGATGTCGCAGACACAGGCATCGCTGCCTTCCTCGAAGCTGCGCGACACCACGTCTCTCTTCCGATCCCCCTCCGACCCAGCGACGCCCGACCCGCGCCTTTCCGTCTACTCGCGCTCGGCGACCCCCAGCTCGAAGGCGACACGTCCATCCGAAAGCACAGTGGTCCCATCTTCCCTCACGCGAGGAGCCTATGGTCGCATGTGACCTTCCAGTCGAGTCACTCGCTGCGCCAGCGCATCCGTCAGTCGCtgcacgacgccgtcgacgtgtTTCTGGATGACCTcttcgacgagctcgagtcGATCCGCAAGCGCATAGACCTATTTGGCAACGACTTTTACCTCGCACACATCTATCGGACTGTACACTGGTGGACTCGCCCTACCCACGTCACAGTGCTCGGGGATTTGCTGGGCAGCCAATGGATTGGCACAGAAGAATtccgccgtcgcggccgtcgGTACTGGGACCGCGTCGTGCGAGGCGCCGAGAGGGTCCCAGACGAGGTGGCCGCCTACCCGGCCATGGAGTATGATCTCACAGACTACTTGTCGCCGTCTGGCGAGCCTTCCTCCGAGTGGCCGCGCCGTGTCATCAACGTGGCCGGCAACCACGACATCGGTTACGCTGGCGACATCAACCAGGACCGCTTCGGACGTTTCGAGCGCCTCTTTGGTAAGGCGAACTACGAGCTGCGATTCGAGCTCCCAGTCCAAGAAcccaacgtcaacgccacccttgtcgacgatgaagaaAACCCCGAGTCCGATCGTCTCCCGCCCGAGATTCGCGTCATTGTCCTCAACGACATGAACCTCGATACCCCGGCCAAGGATGCGACATTACAGGATGCTACCTACGCCTTCATCAACTCCGTCATAGAGACCTCGGCGGCTGTCGAGTACAGCGGCCATTTCACCGTCGTGCTGACCCATATCCCCTTGTACAAGCCCGAGGGTGTCTGCGTAGACGCGCCCTTTTTCGACTTCCACGGCGAGCACGACGGTGGCGGTGTTAAGGAGCAGAACCTGCTCTCAGCTGACGCCAGCAAGGGCTTCCTCGAGGGCATTTTCGGTATGAGCGGCAACAAGGAGGCGCCCGGCAACGGCAATGGTCGCCGCGGCGTCATCCTGAATGGCCACGATCACGAGGGCTGTGACACGTTCCACTACATCAATCAGACGGACGAAGACCAGAGCGCCGACCGCGCTTGGCAGGTCGAGACATGGGCGACAGCGAAGGGCCgaggcgtcgtcggtgcTGCTGGCGTGCCGGGTCTCAGGGAGATCACAGTCAGGAGCATGATGGGCGACTTTGGCGGCAACGCTGGCCTGCTCAGTGCCTGGTTCGACGAGTCCACCTGGAGTTGGAAGTTTGAGTACGCGACGTGCGCCCTAGGAACCCAGCACTTTTGGTGGCTCGTTCACATTGTGGACCTTGTCACACttgtcgctgccgctgcctACGTGGTTCTGTCGGTGTTggaagcaagcaagcaggaCCTCGTTGCTGTTGCACCGTCGTCGAATGtcgaagagaaaaagaaattGTTTCAAAACGGGGGGGCCAAGTCATCATAG
- a CDS encoding Putative proline dehydrogenase domain, proline oxidase family, FAD-linked oxidoreductase codes for MARPLRGACISSTGRVSLIFAPLRQQTVVPAKRLSSAAFLSLLASSPARQPPCAHPFMMSVRRSIHSSTKRSSSNDQLLVATPSPASSPTPTSTSPSSPAMRPSPPPLSILPLHMIVRSLLTTTVSSSPILLPPSLWVMSVLAHTTNPVLDPDRNPLLRVFLKSTFYAQFCAGENPAEVGRTIDGLKDIGFTGVILGYAKEVVLTAAQTKDLAACSEGERAAECVRNEIVPWAQGTMETVRLAQPGDFVALKFTGAGRQALYSLAERLPPSATMADAIDSICSLAAQRGVRLLFDAEQAALQPGIDDWTLDYMRIYNTVPGQAVIYGTYQAYLKSTPQTLRRHLQTAQIESFTLGVKLVRGAYIGSDPRHLIHDTKAGTDACYDGIAESLLRKQWGDVLHGGFEMPAVSLVLASHNAESVRRARDICEAGEAKIDIAFAQLQGMADEISCELVSANKLRDAQEKQSKARAIEAYKYLVWGSTGECMKYLLRRAHENRDAVQRTRSGRDAMWSELVRRAKCAFGVSV; via the exons ATGGCTCGCCCGCTGCGCGGGGCGTGCATATCTAGCACCGGCCGAGTATCTCTCATCTTCGCACCTCTTCGGCAGCAGACTGTAGTTCCAGCGAAACGGTTATCAAGCGCCGCCTTCCTGTCTCTCCTTGCATCATCACCGGCTCGGCAACCACCTTGTGCCCACCCTTTCATGATGTCGGTGAGACGATCAATTCACTCATCCACAAAGAGGTCCTCCTCCAACGACCAGTTGCTGGTCGCAACACCGTCGCCCGCATCCTCACCAACGCCAACTTCAACGTCCCCATCGTCGCCCGCCATGCGTCCGTCCCCACCGcccctctccatcctcccGCTACACATGATTGTCCGCTCCCTTCTCACGACGAccgtctcctcgtcgccaattctcctgccgccgtcgctgtgGGTCATGTCCGTTCTCGCGCACACTACCAACCCCGTCCTTGACCCTGACAGGAACCCGCTGCTGCGCGTCTTCCTGAAAAGCACCTTTTATGCCCAGTTCTGCGCAGGCGAgaacccggccgaggtcggTCGGACGATCGACGGCCTCAAGGACATTGGCTTCACGGGCGTCATTTTGGGTTACGCCAAGGAGGTCGTcctgacggcggcccagacTAAGGACCTGGCGGCGTGCAGCGAGGGGGAAAGGGCGGCGGAGTGTGTTCGGAACGAGATCGTCCCGTGGGCTCAAGGGACGATGGAGACAGTCAGGTTGGCACAACCCGGGGATTTTGTTGCCCTCAA GTTCACAGGTGCTGGCCGTCAAGCATTATATTCTCTTGCAGAACGTCTACCCCCATCCgccaccatggccgacgcTATCGACTCCATCTGCTCCCTTGCTGCTCAGCGCGGCGTCCGCTTGCTGTTCGATGCCGAACAGGCGGCCCTCCAACCTGGTATCGACGACTGGACCCTGGACTACATGCGCATATACAACACCGTTCCCGGGCAAGCCGTCATTTACGGCACATACCAGGCCTACCTCAAATCGACTCCGCAGACCCTCCGGCGACACCTCCAGACGGCACAAATTGAAAGCTTTACGCTAGGTGTGAAGCTGGTGCGCGGCGCATACATCGGTTCTGATCCCAGACACCTCATCCACGATACCAAGGCCGGCACAGACGCCTGCTACGATGGTATTGCTGAAAGCCTGCTAAGGAAGCAGTGGGGCGACGTCCTGCACGGAGGCTTTGAGATGCCCGCCGTCAGCCTGGTCCTGGCGTCGCACAACGCCGAGTCTGTCAGGCGTGCACGGGACATTtgcgaggccggcgaggccaagatAGACATCGCCTTCGCGCAGCTCCAAGGGATGGCTGACGAAATCAGCTGCGAGCTAGTCTCGGCCAACAAGTTGAGAGACGCGCAGGAAAAGCAGAGCAAGGCTCGAGCCATCGAAGCGTACAAGTATCTCGTATGGGGGTCAACCGGCGAATGCATGAAGTATCTGTTGAGAAGAGCGCACGAAAACCGTGACGCGGTGCAACGCACGCGGAGTGGGCGTGATGCCATGTGGAGCGAGTTGGTGAGGAGAGCCAAATGTGCCTTTGGGGTATCTGTATAA